DNA sequence from the Amycolatopsis sp. Hca4 genome:
CCACGGCGGTGAGCGCTTTCGAAAAGGGCAGCGACGTGCGGGGCACGGCGTGGACGTCGAAGTGCGGGGTGTACCCGGTGGCCAGGTACAGCCCGCGCGCCTCGGGCTGGTTCGGGCCGGTGGTCAGGAAGATCCGCGCGTACCCGCGGCCGGCGGCTTCGGCTTCCAGCTCGGCGACGACCCGGCGGCCGAGACCACGGCCGCGGTGCGCGCGGTGCGTCCAGATGCGCTTGAGCTCCGCGGTTTCCCCGTCGTAGCGCTGGAAGGCGCCACCCGCGACCGCGACGCCGTCCGCGAGAAGCAGCAGCAAGCCACCGTGCGGTGGCGCGAACCGCTCCGGCGGGTATTCGCGGAGTTCGAAGTGGACATCGCTGAGCACGCGGTGGTAGCGCGCCGAATACTCGCGGGCGAGGTCGGCGAGCATGGGCCGGACCCGCGGATCAGACTGGGCGACCCAGACGGATTCGGGCATGAGGATACCTGTTCCGGAAAAGGGGAAAGGGAGGAAAAGCGCGGACGCCTTCCGGCTGACACGTCGAACTTTAAGAAGCACGCCGAGCCCGGTCAACGAGCCGGCCGCGGGTTCCAGATCCTGGACGAGGTACCCGGCTCCGCCGTCCACATCCTGAACGTGCGTGCGCCGCGGCCGCGCACCGGATAGCTGTGGAGGCATGACTTCTCGCAGCCTGCACGTCGCCGTGGAGCTGGACGGCGCCGAACCCGGCCGGTTGTCCCCCGGCGCCTTGGCCGGCGCCGTCACCACGGCCGAGCGCGCCGGGTTCACCTTCGCCACCTTCGACGACTCGCCCCTGCCGCCGCGCGGCGGGCTGCGGCTCGACGCGGGCACCCGCGCGGCCTACGTCACGACCCTGACCGACCGCCTCGGGCTCGCCGTGACCGCGAACGTCACCACGGCCGAGCCGTTCCACCTGGCCGCGCAGCTGGCGAGCCTCGACCACGCCTCGCGCGGACGGGCGGCCTGGGTGGTCGCCGCCGACGGCTCGGCCGCGGCACTGGCCACCGTCGGCGGCTCCCGGCTCGACCCGGACGCCCTGCACCACGAGGTCGCGGAAAGCGTCGAAGCCGTGCGCCGGCTGTGGGACTCCTGGGACGACGACGCCGTGATCAAGGACGTCGCCACCGGCCGGTACCTGGACCCGGACAAGGTCCACCACGTCGACTTCACGGGGACGCGGTTTTCGGTCAAGGGACCGCTGATCACGCCGCGGCCCCCGCAGGGCAGGCCGGTGGTGCTCGCCCCCGACACTCTCGCCGAAGCCGCCCGCCCGGACATCGTGCTCGTGGGCGGCACCGGCCTCGACGACGTCCGCGCCCGCGCCGCGCGGGCGCGGGAAACCGGCGCCCGCCTCGTCTTCGCCGAGGTCGAGGTCCGGCTCGGCGACGCCGGACGCCGGACGAACCCGGACCGCTTGCACTACACCGGGTCCCCGCTCGGCCTGACCGAACTGCTGGGCTGGCTCGCGACGAGCGTCGACGGCGTCCGCCTGCACCTCGCCGGCCAGGCCGCCGACCTGACGGCGCTGGCCGGCGAAGTACTGCCTTCGCTGCGCAGCGAAGGCCTGCTCGTCCCGCCGCGCCCCGGCGCCACGCTCCGTGCGTCGCTGGGCCTGCCGCGCGCGGAAAGCGTGTTCGCATGAGCGCGCGGCTGCACCTCGGCGTGTTCTACACCGGCGTCGGCCCGCAATTCCTGTGGGACGACCCGTCGAACGCCGACCACACGGCGATCGAGACGTACGTGTCGGTGGCGCGAACCCTCGAGCGCGGGCTGTTCGACGCGTTCTTCCTCGGCGAGGGCCTGCGGGTGCGGGAGAACCGCGGCCGCGTCCACGCCCTCGACGTCGCCGGCCGCCCGGACGCGATCACCCAGCTGAGCGCGCTCGCCGCCGCCACCACCCGGATCGGGCTGGTCGCCACTCAGAACACCACCTACAACTTCCCGGCCGACCTCGCCCGCCGGCTGTCCTCTTTGGACTTCCTGTCCGGCGGACGGGCCGGCTGGAACATCGTCACCACCGACAACGCCTGGACCGGCGAGAACTTCCGGCACGGCGGCTGGCTGGCCCACGAGCGCCGCTACGATCGGGCGGAGCAGTTCGTCGAAGCCGCGCTGGCCCTGTGGTCCGGTGCCGGGCTGGTGGACCGGCACACCGACCTGGTGAACGTGCGGGCGGTCCCGACCGTGCCGCCCAGCCCGCAGGGACGGCCGGTGCTGTTCCAGGCCGGCGACTCCCCCGGCGGCCGCGAACTGGCGGCGAAGTACGCCGACGTCGTCTTCTCCGCCAACACCGCCTACGACAAGGCGCTCGCCTACGCCGAAGACCTGCGCGCCCGTCTCGCCCGCCACGGCCGCCCGGCGGACGCCGTCCGGATCCTGCCCGGCGCCACCGTCGTCCTCGGCGACACCCCCGCCGACGCGGCCGAGCGCGCGGAGGACATCCGGCGGCGCCAGATCACCCCGCAGCGGGCACTGGCGTTCCTCGAGCAGTACTGGGGCCAGGACCTGTCGGCCTACGACCCGCACGGCCCGCTGCCGGACATCGAGCCCGTGGAGGGCGAGCTCGACCCGTCCCGCGGGACGATCTCCATCGCGGACCGGACCGGCAAGCTCGAGCGGATCCGGCGGTGGCGGGAGCTGGCCGAGGCGAAGAAGCTGTCGATCCACCAGCTGGTGCTGGAGGTCCAGCCGCGACAGCGCGGCTTCGTCGGGACACCGGGACAGGTCGCCGACGAGTGGGCGCACTACGTCCGCACGCGCGCGGTGGACGGGTTCAACCTCAGCCCGCACCTGGTCCCCGCCGCCCTCGACGACGTCGTCGACCGGCTGGTCCCCGAGCTGCAGGACCGCGGCGTCTACCGCACCGAGTACGAAGGGACGACGTTGCGGGAGCACCTGGACCTGCCGCCTCTCACGGCTTGAGGCCCGCGGCGATGCACCGAGTACCGCGCCGTCTCCGACGATTCACCGGTAGGTGCAGGACGCGTCGGCGGCCGGCCGAGCGATTCACGCGGAGAAGCCCGCCGGGGTGTGGACCTCGTCGGGGCGGCCAGGCGGACCGCGGTGCCGGTCACCGGAAGGCCGCCCGGTGCGCCGCGACGCACGGGGACGGGAGGTCGTCCGGGACGACGACGCTGCCGGTGATCGTCGTCGCCGGTTCGAGCGGGATCGCCCGCACGCGGCCGGGGCGGAGCTCGGCGACCTGATCGGCGGGCAGCACGGTCCAGCTGCGCGGATCGGAGCCGACCTCGACGAGCGTGTCCGCGACCGTGCCCGCGCGGTGCCCCGGCGGCACCGGCGCCCCCGCCTCGCGCAACGCGGTCACCACGGACCCGTCGTGCTCCTGGGAGATCCGGAACGGGCCGCCGGCCAGCTCGGCCACGCGGATGCCCTCGCGGCCGGCCGCGGGGTGCCGCGTGGACACGACCGCGAACAGGGACTCCGTCCACGTCGGCAGCACCCGCACCCCCGGCGCCGCCCGCACCCCGCGCGCCAGCACCAGGTCGAGCTCCCCCTGCCGCAGCGCGTTCAGGCGGGCGGGCAGCGGCAGGTCGACGAGCACGACGTCGAATCCCGGCGCCCGTTCGCGCAACGCGTCGATCCCGCGTTCCAGCCGGGCGGTGAACTGGCCGGTGCCGGTCCCGATGCGCATCACCCCCGCCCGCGGGCTCGCCGCGACCCGCACCCGGTCGGCGGCGGCCAGCGCCTCCCGCGCCGCGTCCAGCACCCGCAGGCCGTCCGCGGTGAGCCGGACACGCCGCGGCGACCGGTCGAACAGCCGCACCCCGAGCTCGCGCTCCAGCCGGGCGATCTGCCTGCTGACCGCGGGCTGGGCGATGTGCAGCCGGTCGGCCGCGCGGCCGAAGTGCAGCTCGTCGGCGACCGTGACGAAGTACCGCAACGCCCGTAGTTCCACCGGCCCTCCCCTGCGACGATGCCTCCAGGTTATCGCTGCGCGTGCACGCTGGCTCTGGTTCGCGGCGCGCCGCCGTGCTGGAGTCGGCACATGACCATCGATCTCGGCCTCTTGGGCGCCCACCTGCGCGAGCACGAAGTGAATCCGGCCGCCGCGGCGCAAGTCGAGCGGGCCGGCTACGGCACCCTGTGGCTGGATGCCTCGCCGCCCGCCGACCTCGGCCTCGCGGAGAAGCTGCTCGACGCGACCACCCGGCTGGTGCTCGGCACCAGCATCGTGAACGCCTGGACCGCCGACGCGGACACCGTCGCCGCCTCCTACCACCGCATCGAAGCCCGCCACCCCGGCCGGTTCCTGCTCGGCGTCGGCATCGGGCACCGCGAAGTCCACGCCGAATACGCTTCGCCGTATGACACGCTGGTGTCCTACCTGGACCGGCTCGCCGGTGCCGGTGTGCCGTCCGGCCGGACCGTGGTGGCCGCGCTCGGGCCGAGGATGCTGCGCCTGGCCCGCGACCGCGTGGCGGGCACCATCCCCGGCATGACCACCACCGAGCACACCCGGCGGGCGCGGGCGATCCTCGGGCCGGGAAGGCTGCTGCTGCCCGGGCACTTCGCGCTCATCGAGCCGGACGCCGGACGCGCCCGCGCGATCGCCCGGTCCGCCCCACCGGGGTTGGCGCTGGGCGTCACCAACTACGCCAACAACCTGCGGCGCCTCGGCTACACCGACGACGACCTCGCGGACGCGGGCAGCGACCGGCTCATCGACGACCTCGTCGCCCACGGAGAACCGGCAACGGTGGCAGACCGGCTGCTCGCCCACCGGGACGCGGGCGCCGACCAGATCGGCGTCTTCCCCCTCGGCGACGACCCGATCGCCACGCTGGTGGGCGTCGCCGAAGCGGTGCACGCCGCCACCGCCCGGTGAGCCCGGCACAGCAAGGACGGTCACGTGGGCCGGCCGTCCACATCCCGGCAGCAACCGCCAATCGACGCCTACGGCGACCGTGGCAACACGGCTGCTCGCCCACGGCGAGGGCGGCGCCCCGCTCTCAGTCGCCGAAGCGGTGGACGCCGTCGAATGCCGGTGGCCGGCCCGACGCATCCGGGCCGGCGACGGTGGCAGACCGGCTGCTCGCCCACCGGGACGCGGGCGCCGACCAGATCGGCGTCTTCCCCCTCGGCGACGACCCGATCGCCACGCTGGTGGGCGTCGCCGAAGCGGTGCACGCCACCACGGCCCGGTGAGCCCGGCACAGCAAGGACAGAACGTCGTCAACCGCTGTCCAACTCGCGGGAACCTCCTTTCGTAGGGCGGAAACCCGCCGCCACAGCGCCGCAAAACCGGCGCAAAAACGCAAAAACCCGCTCCTGCCGAGAAAACACGCGCGGGCCTAACTTCGGTGGCGAACGTCCCCTTCCCCCGAGGAGCAGGAAATGCGTGCAGCGAGACTCACCGGAGCCGCGGTCGCCGTGGCGGCGGCGGTCGTCTTCACCGGTGTCACCCCCGCCCAGGCCGCCGAAGGCGTCGTGCTCGGCACCGCCGATGCCGGGACCGTCGACGGCAGCTACATCGTCGTGCTGAAGGACAGCGCCAAGAACACGAACAGCGGCGACCTCGCCCGGCGGTACAGCGGGACCGTCGGGCGGGTCTACACGCAGAACCTCGCCGGGTTCTCCGTGCGCCTGGACGAGAAACACGCCAAGCGCCTCGCCGCCGACAACGCGGTGGCCTTCGTCGAACAGGACAAGACCGTCCACGCCGAAGCCGTCCAGCAGAACCCGCCGTCGTGGGGCCTGGA
Encoded proteins:
- a CDS encoding LLM class flavin-dependent oxidoreductase, with product MSARLHLGVFYTGVGPQFLWDDPSNADHTAIETYVSVARTLERGLFDAFFLGEGLRVRENRGRVHALDVAGRPDAITQLSALAAATTRIGLVATQNTTYNFPADLARRLSSLDFLSGGRAGWNIVTTDNAWTGENFRHGGWLAHERRYDRAEQFVEAALALWSGAGLVDRHTDLVNVRAVPTVPPSPQGRPVLFQAGDSPGGRELAAKYADVVFSANTAYDKALAYAEDLRARLARHGRPADAVRILPGATVVLGDTPADAAERAEDIRRRQITPQRALAFLEQYWGQDLSAYDPHGPLPDIEPVEGELDPSRGTISIADRTGKLERIRRWRELAEAKKLSIHQLVLEVQPRQRGFVGTPGQVADEWAHYVRTRAVDGFNLSPHLVPAALDDVVDRLVPELQDRGVYRTEYEGTTLREHLDLPPLTA
- a CDS encoding GNAT family N-acetyltransferase produces the protein MPESVWVAQSDPRVRPMLADLAREYSARYHRVLSDVHFELREYPPERFAPPHGGLLLLLADGVAVAGGAFQRYDGETAELKRIWTHRAHRGRGLGRRVVAELEAEAAGRGYARIFLTTGPNQPEARGLYLATGYTPHFDVHAVPRTSLPFSKALTAVVGAR
- a CDS encoding LysR family transcriptional regulator, with the protein product MELRALRYFVTVADELHFGRAADRLHIAQPAVSRQIARLERELGVRLFDRSPRRVRLTADGLRVLDAAREALAAADRVRVAASPRAGVMRIGTGTGQFTARLERGIDALRERAPGFDVVLVDLPLPARLNALRQGELDLVLARGVRAAPGVRVLPTWTESLFAVVSTRHPAAGREGIRVAELAGGPFRISQEHDGSVVTALREAGAPVPPGHRAGTVADTLVEVGSDPRSWTVLPADQVAELRPGRVRAIPLEPATTITGSVVVPDDLPSPCVAAHRAAFR
- a CDS encoding LLM class flavin-dependent oxidoreductase, producing MTSRSLHVAVELDGAEPGRLSPGALAGAVTTAERAGFTFATFDDSPLPPRGGLRLDAGTRAAYVTTLTDRLGLAVTANVTTAEPFHLAAQLASLDHASRGRAAWVVAADGSAAALATVGGSRLDPDALHHEVAESVEAVRRLWDSWDDDAVIKDVATGRYLDPDKVHHVDFTGTRFSVKGPLITPRPPQGRPVVLAPDTLAEAARPDIVLVGGTGLDDVRARAARARETGARLVFAEVEVRLGDAGRRTNPDRLHYTGSPLGLTELLGWLATSVDGVRLHLAGQAADLTALAGEVLPSLRSEGLLVPPRPGATLRASLGLPRAESVFA
- a CDS encoding TIGR03620 family F420-dependent LLM class oxidoreductase, with translation MTIDLGLLGAHLREHEVNPAAAAQVERAGYGTLWLDASPPADLGLAEKLLDATTRLVLGTSIVNAWTADADTVAASYHRIEARHPGRFLLGVGIGHREVHAEYASPYDTLVSYLDRLAGAGVPSGRTVVAALGPRMLRLARDRVAGTIPGMTTTEHTRRARAILGPGRLLLPGHFALIEPDAGRARAIARSAPPGLALGVTNYANNLRRLGYTDDDLADAGSDRLIDDLVAHGEPATVADRLLAHRDAGADQIGVFPLGDDPIATLVGVAEAVHAATAR